A single genomic interval of Nomascus leucogenys isolate Asia chromosome 3, Asia_NLE_v1, whole genome shotgun sequence harbors:
- the FBXO5 gene encoding F-box only protein 5 isoform X2: protein MKCDFNCNHVHSGLKLVKPDDIGRLVSCTPAYLEGSCKDCIKDYERLSCIGSPIVSPRIVELETESKPLHNKENQHVQQTLNSTNEIEALETSRLYEDSGYSSFSQQSGLSEHEEGSLLEENFSDSLQSCLLQIQSPDQFPNKNLLPVLHFEKVVCSTLKKNAKRNPKVDREMLKEIIARGNFRLQNIIGRKMGLECVDILSELFRRGLRHLLATILAQLSGMDLINVSKVSTTWKKILEDDKGAFQLYSKAIQRVTENNNKFSPHASTREYVVLRTPLASVQKSAAQTSLKKDAQTKLSNQGDQKGSTYSRHNEFSEVAKTLKKNESLKACIRCNSPAKYDCYLQRATCKREGCGFDYCTKCLCNYHTTKDCSDGKLLKASCKIGPLPGTKKSKKNLRRL, encoded by the exons TGTTCATTCCGGACTTAAACTGGTAAAACCTGATGACATTGGAAGACTAGTTTCCTGCACCCCTGCATATTTGGAAGGTTCCTGTAAAGACTGCATTAAAGACTATGAAAGGCTGTCATGTATTGGGTCACCGATTGTGAGCCCTAGGATTGTAGAACTTGAAACTGAAAGCAAGCCCTTACATAACAAGGAAAATCAACATGTGCAACAGACACTTAATAGTACGAATGAAATAGAAGCACTGGAGACCAGTAGACTTTATGAAGACAGTGGCTATTCCTCATTTTCTCAACAAAGTGGCCTCAGTGAACATGAAGAAGGTAGCCTCCTGGAGGAGAATTTCAGTGACAGTCTACAATCCTGCCTGCTACAAATACAAAGCCCAGACCAATTTCCCAACAAAAACTTGCTGCCAGttcttcattttgaaaaagtGGTTTGTTCAACATTAAAGAAGAATGCAAAACGAAATCCTAAAGTAGATCGGGAGATGCTGAAGGAAATTATAGCCAGAGGAAATTTTAGACTGCAGAATATAATTGGCAGAAAAATGGGCCTAGAATGTGTAGATATTCTCAGCGAACTCTTTCGAAGGGGACTCAGACATCTCTTAGCAACTATTTTAGCACAACTCAGTGGCATGGACTTAATCAA TGTGTCTAAAGTGAGCACAACTTGGAAGAAGATCCTAGAAGATGATAAGGGGGCATTCCAGTTGTACAGTAAAGCAATACAAAGAGTTACC gaaaacaacaataaattTTCACCTCATGCTTCAACCAGAGAATATGTTGTGTTAAGAACCCCACTGGCTTCTGTTCAGAAATCAGCAGCCCAGACTTCTCTCAAAAAAGATGCTCAAACCAAGTTATCCAATCAAGGTGATCAGAAAGGTTCTACTTATAGTCGACACAATGAATTCTCTGAG gttgcCAAGAcattgaaaaagaatgaaagcctCAAAGCCTGTATTCGCTGTAATTCACCTGCAAAATATGATTGCTATTTACAACGGGCAACCTGCAAACGAGAAGGCTGTGGATTTGATTATTGTACGAAGTGTCTCTGTAATTACCATACTACTAAAGACTGTTCAGATGGCAAGCTCCTCAAAGCCAGTTGTAAAATAGGTCCCCTGCCTGGTacgaagaaaagcaaaaagaatttaCGAAGATTGTGA